The following proteins are co-located in the Pelagicoccus sp. SDUM812003 genome:
- a CDS encoding small basic protein has translation MSQHPSYKSNAATGAKRNVLKRFERVELLRKRGQWKDGDRVSGLRKTKPEA, from the coding sequence ATGTCTCAGCATCCAAGCTACAAGTCCAACGCCGCCACCGGCGCCAAGCGCAACGTCCTAAAACGCTTCGAGCGTGTAGAGCTTCTTCGCAAGCGCGGCCAATGGAAAGATGGCGATCGCGTCAGCGGTCTCCGCAAGACCAAACCGGAAGCCTAA
- the hemW gene encoding radical SAM family heme chaperone HemW, which yields MSIDANMGEEEGFGQALGVYLHVPFCSTACDFCAFYQIQSDRKGILSYIEGVRRELELVDIGNRRIDTLFWGGGTPGLLPAGDMLQVASAITGAYGKPRKEWTVEMAPSSVKRDKLEALKEAGVTRISMGIQSLNERLLEALGRQHSVKQIHKAYELIREIGFESVNVDLIFAIPTQSEEEWREDVRSALAMGPDHLSTYCLTFEEDTALFVKLQQGKVSIDPEREARFYTAIWEEANRAGFQQYEISNYAKPGHACHHNMNTWRMTEWIGIGPSAASQFAGTRHTNVPDLKAWLDGLENGKRGLVERQALSPELLLEDALIFGLRMNEGVDLRSLERRFGLPLRNLRIFDQLVEAGRAERDGDRFRLSPDGRLVADAVGEAFLGCFSS from the coding sequence ATGAGTATTGACGCGAATATGGGCGAGGAAGAGGGCTTCGGGCAGGCGCTCGGAGTGTACCTGCACGTGCCCTTTTGCTCCACCGCCTGCGACTTTTGCGCGTTTTACCAGATACAAAGCGATCGCAAGGGCATTCTCTCCTACATCGAAGGAGTCAGGCGCGAGCTCGAGCTGGTCGATATTGGTAACCGAAGAATTGATACACTGTTCTGGGGGGGTGGCACTCCCGGTCTGCTGCCTGCTGGGGACATGCTGCAAGTGGCTTCGGCGATCACCGGCGCCTATGGGAAGCCACGCAAGGAATGGACGGTGGAAATGGCCCCGTCCTCGGTGAAGCGCGACAAGCTGGAAGCCTTGAAGGAAGCCGGAGTGACCCGAATATCCATGGGTATCCAAAGTTTGAACGAGCGCTTGCTGGAGGCGCTTGGACGCCAGCACTCGGTGAAGCAAATACACAAGGCCTATGAATTGATTCGCGAAATCGGCTTCGAATCGGTGAACGTGGATCTGATATTCGCGATCCCCACGCAGTCCGAAGAGGAGTGGCGTGAGGACGTGCGATCGGCCCTGGCGATGGGTCCGGACCATCTATCGACCTATTGCCTGACCTTCGAGGAGGACACGGCGTTGTTCGTGAAGCTGCAGCAGGGCAAGGTCAGCATCGACCCGGAGCGTGAAGCCCGGTTTTACACAGCGATTTGGGAAGAGGCGAATCGCGCTGGCTTTCAGCAGTATGAAATTTCCAACTACGCAAAACCCGGCCATGCTTGCCACCACAATATGAATACCTGGCGCATGACTGAGTGGATCGGCATCGGCCCCTCCGCCGCGAGTCAGTTCGCCGGCACTCGCCATACCAATGTGCCGGACCTCAAGGCGTGGCTGGACGGTTTGGAAAACGGGAAACGGGGCTTGGTGGAGCGCCAGGCGCTATCGCCTGAGCTCCTTCTCGAAGATGCCTTGATCTTTGGTTTGCGCATGAACGAAGGCGTGGACCTGCGGTCATTGGAGCGGCGCTTCGGCCTCCCGCTGCGCAACCTGCGGATATTCGATCAGCTGGTGGAGGCGGGAAGAGCGGAACGCGATGGAGACCGCTTTCGCTTGAGCCCGGACGGTCGATTGGTCGCCGATGCGGTCGGCGAAGCGTTTTTGGGCTGCTTTTCAAGCTGA
- a CDS encoding M23 family metallopeptidase, whose amino-acid sequence MLISKRHFLASVLAACLAALCVAQADEAFRLGPHYWPTPNPKFLQTGSMEGVLQPTVSGELSSGLFGCVRNDGHRFHEGLDLRPIARDKRNESIDPIYAFDDGVVRYVNRVAGNSGYGRYMVIEHAQIAPGLVTLYAHLRSVPESIHAGVSVKGGQKIAVMGRSAGGYSIPRSRAHLHFEVGFWLGPNFQAWYDKQPFGSENEHGAYNGMNIVGLDGWELCGALRRGQAEDVWQFIMSEQIAVEAYVRDTAIPDLLEVNPHLMANVRLPDDHAGWLIELTWYGLPTRFRALTSLEMEGKDRWLTARALRPDLLEGKYCMDLARDDLFGGAGARLTSLINRMFVR is encoded by the coding sequence ATGCTGATATCCAAAAGACACTTTCTCGCTAGCGTGCTGGCGGCTTGCCTCGCTGCGCTTTGCGTGGCGCAGGCCGACGAGGCGTTTCGTCTCGGGCCGCACTACTGGCCGACGCCCAACCCTAAGTTCCTGCAAACGGGGAGCATGGAAGGCGTGCTGCAGCCCACCGTATCCGGCGAGTTGAGCTCGGGCCTCTTCGGCTGCGTGCGCAACGACGGGCACCGCTTTCACGAGGGGCTGGATCTGCGGCCGATCGCTCGCGACAAGCGAAACGAGTCCATCGATCCGATCTACGCCTTCGACGATGGCGTGGTGCGCTACGTCAACCGCGTGGCTGGAAACAGCGGCTACGGGCGCTACATGGTCATCGAGCATGCTCAGATCGCGCCAGGGCTGGTGACACTCTACGCCCATTTGCGCAGCGTGCCCGAATCCATCCATGCCGGCGTATCCGTAAAAGGCGGACAGAAGATCGCGGTGATGGGGCGTTCCGCTGGCGGATACAGCATCCCGCGCAGCCGGGCACATCTGCATTTCGAGGTCGGTTTCTGGCTGGGGCCGAACTTTCAGGCGTGGTACGACAAGCAGCCTTTCGGCAGCGAGAACGAGCACGGCGCCTACAACGGCATGAACATCGTCGGGCTCGACGGCTGGGAGCTTTGCGGGGCTTTGCGACGCGGGCAGGCGGAAGATGTCTGGCAGTTCATCATGAGCGAGCAGATCGCGGTGGAAGCCTACGTGCGCGACACCGCCATACCTGATCTCTTGGAGGTCAACCCGCACCTCATGGCGAACGTGCGTCTTCCGGACGATCACGCCGGGTGGCTCATCGAACTGACGTGGTACGGCCTGCCGACGCGCTTTCGAGCCCTCACTTCGCTCGAGATGGAGGGCAAGGACCGCTGGCTGACGGCGCGAGCCCTTCGTCCGGACTTGCTGGAGGGCAAATACTGCATGGATCTTGCCCGCGACGATCTGTTTGGCGGCGCTGGGGCCCGGCTCACCAGTCTGATCAATCGCATGTTCGTGAGGTAG
- a CDS encoding IPT/TIG domain-containing protein, with amino-acid sequence MDTRNSKTNRRTWLAMLVAAAALFLAGCDVKLTDLTPSSMKANPSRAYAVTAQVTVKNNAVVEGSVKPEIIIDGRAHPMAPVPGSDSLFEFDYRMPPGRSKAAYYILVRYERKTASATVTKEIYTEPRTFEVENRYSVELEVNRAPVGTRVAILGRGFTMDDKVMVGGTPALTQVESSTSIAFYVPSLPEGRNYNVTVLGLNGELSAGSLRVDASNIHVTPSSLSINSGGRALLTFSIPTEAPPGGLAVTVTTDVPDSVIMPEVVIPAGQRSTSVRVQGGDPGSGNLFVELGGYSDVVIPITVN; translated from the coding sequence ATGGATACGCGAAATTCCAAGACCAATCGAAGAACCTGGCTCGCGATGCTCGTCGCAGCTGCCGCTCTTTTCCTCGCCGGGTGCGATGTGAAGCTCACCGACCTGACGCCTTCCAGCATGAAGGCCAACCCATCACGCGCCTACGCCGTCACCGCTCAAGTGACCGTCAAGAACAACGCGGTTGTGGAGGGATCGGTCAAGCCGGAGATCATCATCGACGGACGAGCCCACCCGATGGCTCCTGTGCCCGGAAGCGACTCCCTCTTCGAGTTCGACTACCGCATGCCTCCCGGACGCAGCAAGGCAGCCTACTACATCCTGGTCCGCTACGAGCGAAAAACCGCTTCCGCTACCGTGACTAAGGAAATCTACACCGAGCCGCGTACCTTCGAGGTCGAAAATCGCTACTCCGTGGAGCTCGAGGTCAACCGCGCTCCAGTCGGCACTCGGGTCGCCATCCTCGGCCGCGGTTTCACCATGGACGACAAAGTCATGGTGGGTGGCACGCCTGCCCTCACCCAGGTGGAAAGCTCCACCTCCATCGCGTTTTACGTGCCCTCTCTCCCCGAAGGCCGCAACTACAACGTCACCGTGCTCGGCCTCAACGGCGAGCTCTCCGCTGGCAGCCTGCGCGTCGACGCCTCGAACATCCACGTCACCCCGAGCAGCCTCAGCATCAACAGCGGCGGTCGCGCCCTTCTGACCTTTTCCATTCCCACCGAAGCCCCTCCTGGCGGCCTCGCCGTCACCGTCACCACCGACGTCCCAGACAGCGTGATCATGCCGGAGGTCGTCATCCCCGCCGGCCAACGCTCCACCAGCGTTCGCGTCCAGGGAGGCGATCCAGGCTCCGGAAACCTCTTCGTGGAGCTTGGCGGCTACTCCGACGTGGTCATTCCGATCACGGTCAACTAG
- a CDS encoding DNA-directed RNA polymerase subunit omega, which yields MREDYIKEARKVIKDPNILINVVSRRVRQLRHGNRPLVESLEKLNPEDIALREIIEGKISYELAE from the coding sequence TTGAGAGAAGATTATATAAAAGAAGCACGCAAGGTCATCAAGGACCCGAACATTTTGATCAATGTGGTATCACGCCGCGTTCGTCAGCTGCGCCACGGCAACCGCCCATTGGTGGAGTCGCTCGAAAAGTTGAATCCCGAGGATATCGCTCTTCGCGAGATCATCGAGGGCAAGATCAGCTACGAGCTGGCGGAATAG
- a CDS encoding ADP-ribosylglycohydrolase family protein gives MTNSQHERIKGAVFGQFVGDAAALGTHWIYDTTELLARHGGSIEGFESPSEGHYHHGRFPGEQTHYGDAAKILVESLLDSELRFDPDDFGKRFHSFFSSSSYSGYLDHATKDTLRNIDAFASENPNSRIPFAKLGSQDEQMASVTSLAPLLLVSSSLSETLQTADEFTRIRQNNARARAYTKTLVAILYHLVQGRPPLEAVELSLQQLDPANPYEAEAKQRAQTAVDKRDRSVLETTAELGQSCPLPGSFPSALHAFLRNENDFRDAILETIKAGGDNAGRAAIVGALCGANLGFDSISTNWIQKLAHRPSLSALLSRNAFV, from the coding sequence ATGACCAACTCGCAACACGAAAGAATAAAGGGCGCCGTATTCGGACAATTCGTTGGCGACGCCGCCGCCCTCGGTACGCACTGGATTTACGACACCACGGAGCTGCTCGCTCGACACGGCGGCAGCATCGAAGGCTTCGAATCGCCCAGCGAAGGCCACTACCACCACGGACGATTTCCGGGAGAGCAAACCCACTACGGCGATGCCGCGAAAATCCTCGTGGAAAGTCTCCTCGACAGCGAGCTCCGCTTCGACCCAGACGATTTCGGCAAACGCTTCCACTCCTTCTTCAGCTCGTCCAGCTATAGTGGATACCTAGATCACGCGACCAAGGACACCTTGCGAAACATCGATGCGTTCGCCTCCGAAAATCCGAATAGCCGCATCCCATTTGCCAAGCTGGGTTCGCAAGACGAACAGATGGCCAGCGTCACCTCTCTCGCCCCGCTGCTGCTCGTTTCAAGCTCGCTGTCCGAAACGCTGCAAACCGCCGACGAATTTACCCGTATCCGCCAAAACAACGCCAGAGCTCGGGCTTACACGAAAACGCTCGTCGCGATCCTGTACCATCTCGTGCAAGGGCGCCCTCCGCTCGAAGCAGTCGAACTGAGCTTGCAGCAGCTCGACCCAGCGAACCCATACGAAGCGGAGGCCAAGCAACGCGCCCAAACCGCCGTCGACAAGCGAGACCGCTCAGTGCTCGAAACCACCGCCGAGCTCGGACAGTCCTGCCCTTTGCCGGGTAGCTTTCCGTCCGCCCTGCACGCCTTCCTGCGCAACGAGAACGACTTTCGCGACGCCATCTTGGAGACCATCAAGGCGGGAGGGGACAACGCTGGACGAGCCGCGATCGTTGGTGCCCTATGTGGCGCCAATCTGGGCTTCGACAGTATATCTACAAACTGGATACAGAAGCTAGCCCACCGACCCTCCCTCTCTGCCCTCCTTTCACGAAACGCCTTCGTCTGA
- the thiC gene encoding phosphomethylpyrimidine synthase ThiC — protein MSDSNSASSFEPLPNSRRVYVTGSRDDIRVPMREITLNDTRKPDGSTEPNEPIRVYDCSGPWGDPEYHRDVAKGLPQARRDWVLERGDVEEYDGRALTAADDGYLSDVHRTKAEESGKLIRFDTSSRKPLRAAKGTPVTQLHYARQGIITPEMEFIAIRENAKLQRAKESLRMNANAPRNSLLKQHPGNPWGANIPDEITPEFVRDEVARGRAIIPANVNHTELEPMIIGRNFLVKINANIGNSAVASSIEEEVEKMRWAIRWGADTVMDLSTGKNIHQTREWILRNSPVPIGTVPIYQALEKVNGKAEELTWEIYRDTLIEQCEQGVDYFTIHAGVLLRFIPHTAQRMTGIVSRGGSIMAKWCLSHHKENFLYTHWDDICDICAAYDVSFSIGDGLRPGSVADANDYPQFAELEVQGELTKRAWDKGCQVMNEGPGHVPMHMIQENMEKQLEWCHEAPFYTLGPLTTDVAPGYDHITSGIGAAMIGWYGCAMLCYVTPKEHLGLPNKQDVKEGVITYKIAAHAADLAKGHPAAQYRDNALSKARFEFRWEDQFSLSLDPETAMKYHDETLPQDAAKTAHFCSMCGPNFCSMKITDDVRKYADEHGVESEEALAAGMEEKAKQFRESGGEVYQ, from the coding sequence ATGTCCGACAGCAATTCAGCCTCATCCTTCGAGCCGCTCCCTAATTCACGCCGCGTCTACGTGACCGGCTCCCGCGACGACATCCGCGTCCCCATGCGCGAAATCACGCTCAACGACACGCGCAAGCCGGACGGATCCACAGAACCGAACGAGCCCATCCGCGTCTACGACTGCTCCGGTCCTTGGGGCGACCCCGAATACCACCGCGATGTCGCCAAAGGACTCCCGCAGGCCCGACGCGATTGGGTGCTCGAACGCGGCGATGTCGAAGAGTACGATGGACGAGCTCTCACCGCTGCAGACGACGGCTACCTTTCCGACGTGCACCGCACCAAAGCCGAGGAATCGGGAAAACTGATTCGCTTCGACACCTCATCTCGCAAACCGCTGCGCGCCGCCAAAGGAACTCCGGTCACTCAGCTGCACTACGCCCGCCAAGGTATCATCACCCCGGAGATGGAATTTATCGCCATCCGCGAGAACGCCAAGCTTCAGCGAGCCAAGGAAAGCCTGCGCATGAACGCCAACGCCCCGCGCAACTCCCTGCTCAAGCAGCACCCGGGCAACCCTTGGGGCGCCAACATTCCGGACGAGATCACTCCCGAGTTCGTGCGCGACGAGGTGGCTCGCGGTCGGGCCATCATCCCGGCCAACGTCAACCATACCGAATTGGAGCCGATGATCATCGGCCGAAATTTCCTGGTTAAGATCAATGCCAACATAGGCAACTCCGCCGTGGCCTCTTCCATCGAGGAGGAAGTCGAAAAGATGCGCTGGGCCATCCGCTGGGGAGCCGACACCGTGATGGATCTTTCCACCGGAAAAAACATCCACCAGACCCGCGAGTGGATCCTGCGCAACAGCCCCGTGCCCATCGGCACCGTGCCCATCTACCAGGCCCTCGAGAAGGTCAACGGCAAGGCGGAGGAGCTCACCTGGGAAATCTATCGCGACACCCTTATCGAGCAATGCGAGCAGGGCGTCGACTACTTTACCATTCACGCGGGCGTGCTGCTGCGCTTCATCCCTCATACCGCGCAGCGCATGACAGGTATCGTCTCTCGCGGCGGATCCATCATGGCCAAGTGGTGCCTCAGCCACCACAAGGAGAATTTCCTCTACACCCATTGGGACGACATCTGCGACATCTGCGCCGCCTACGACGTCTCGTTCTCCATCGGCGACGGCCTGCGTCCGGGCTCCGTGGCGGACGCCAACGACTACCCGCAGTTTGCCGAACTCGAGGTCCAGGGCGAACTCACCAAGCGAGCTTGGGACAAAGGATGCCAGGTCATGAACGAGGGTCCCGGTCACGTGCCGATGCACATGATCCAGGAAAACATGGAAAAACAGCTCGAGTGGTGCCACGAAGCCCCCTTCTACACCCTCGGCCCGCTCACCACCGACGTCGCCCCCGGCTACGACCACATCACCTCCGGCATCGGCGCAGCCATGATCGGCTGGTACGGCTGCGCCATGCTGTGCTACGTCACTCCCAAGGAGCACCTCGGCCTGCCCAACAAGCAGGACGTCAAGGAGGGCGTCATCACCTACAAGATCGCCGCCCACGCCGCCGACTTGGCAAAAGGCCACCCGGCCGCCCAGTACCGCGACAACGCTCTCTCCAAGGCCCGCTTCGAGTTCCGCTGGGAAGACCAGTTCTCCCTCTCGCTCGATCCGGAAACCGCCATGAAGTACCATGACGAGACCCTCCCGCAGGACGCCGCCAAGACGGCCCACTTCTGCTCCATGTGCGGCCCGAACTTCTGCTCCATGAAAATCACCGACGACGTGCGCAAGTACGCCGACGAACACGGCGTGGAGTCCGAAGAAGCCCTCGCCGCCGGCATGGAGGAAAAAGCCAAGCAGTTCCGCGAATCAGGCGGCGAAGTCTACCAGTAG
- the cutA gene encoding divalent-cation tolerance protein CutA, with protein MPESDTSLFVCWTTAPDREIAQKLASLAIEKGAAACAQIDGPINSVYLWKDQVETDQEFRLWFKTTRRCLDALEELVAENHPYDTPQWVCLKAEKVSEKYLKWAGDVANLRGFA; from the coding sequence ATGCCCGAATCAGACACCTCCCTCTTCGTTTGCTGGACCACCGCTCCGGACCGCGAAATCGCCCAGAAGCTGGCCAGTCTGGCCATCGAAAAAGGAGCCGCGGCCTGCGCCCAGATCGACGGTCCGATCAACTCCGTGTACCTGTGGAAGGACCAAGTGGAAACGGATCAGGAGTTTCGCCTCTGGTTCAAAACCACCCGGCGCTGCCTCGACGCGCTGGAGGAGCTGGTCGCGGAAAACCACCCCTACGACACTCCGCAGTGGGTCTGCCTGAAGGCCGAAAAAGTTTCAGAAAAGTACTTGAAATGGGCAGGCGATGTCGCCAATTTACGCGGCTTCGCTTAA
- the smpB gene encoding SsrA-binding protein SmpB gives MAAKSRKGSKSGKPQDIRNAKVHRDYHVEDTYEAGIALTGTEVKSIRAGKAQISEGFCRFHKGEFFINGLHIDEYAFGNINNHIPRRERKLLLKKSELRKIERALEAGGKTAIPTRMYFKEALIKVEIGICVGKKLFDKREDLKKKAQMRDIDREMKSVRAR, from the coding sequence ATGGCAGCCAAAAGCAGAAAAGGGTCGAAGTCCGGCAAGCCCCAGGACATCCGCAACGCCAAGGTGCACCGCGACTACCACGTGGAGGACACCTACGAGGCGGGCATCGCGCTGACCGGCACCGAGGTGAAGTCGATCCGAGCGGGCAAGGCCCAGATCTCGGAGGGCTTCTGCCGCTTCCACAAAGGCGAGTTTTTCATCAACGGGCTTCACATCGACGAATACGCCTTCGGGAACATCAACAACCACATCCCTCGCCGCGAGCGCAAGCTGCTACTCAAGAAGTCGGAGTTGCGAAAGATAGAACGCGCCTTGGAGGCCGGCGGCAAGACCGCCATCCCGACTCGGATGTATTTCAAGGAGGCTCTCATCAAGGTGGAGATCGGCATCTGCGTGGGCAAAAAGCTTTTTGACAAACGAGAGGACCTGAAGAAGAAAGCCCAAATGCGTGACA